The following proteins are co-located in the Plasmodium vinckei vinckei genome assembly, chromosome: PVVCY_11 genome:
- a CDS encoding phosphatidylinositol 3-kinase, putative, with the protein MDYKENSEKANIKDVDFYVTIKLRFCICLKDNNDIIIGKKIYDEKKKLIKKIIYLKKFTLKKKRNGNLRVENTQLKNTDNNTVEKKEEQIENQKLEKKIDSISSCTIQTNKNQNLTDKKDENKHNNSISNYTNINYKEWWKEKNQNNFFITCYLIIDNEFFSHPVTLECDEIKIKGEADETQIKKKKNTEIDINVEKKKEEYRDPIDMFIERKKNKIINKIFILNKRISFPVKYRQLNTNSYLLFIFQNKNNTDVSYYSFCRLFTQNGVLKQGLQIRHMYYTGSNDKNNHNITASKTAHRVTRHVAEALRRNIIYIKNGSKNKSKQSLFRFLKNNYAYNDLLNVCNLKKKNIKKEKCISSKSDTKNRIIAHTKFSIDKFIIKKKKYKVSLIKSNNKLRPYTKKVLHIHNTIHQVSQKGKDEEINSLGGNIHDNCQETPNGENSMSSLNSFNVGLLREGKYCNYTPSHKQKNFYLNLLKYKHMDHFINSLKRNIIKNYKTFEKKKLIYKKEVENGKIDKSNHRIKEIGYIKYEVNQNKKCKVFTSLNEINKKKDEQFSNNMTDIYWIKNKNLLKWKNGYSYIKKYSYLYDLHNGRSPNVESRNTFKLLKDIINIYKKFKIFKEKKIKGYLIFNCVSFNKAKICYNEKKKKLIGFHENIFNDIGNKEIEYSNYYHNTGSNYDWFFNSFDYVGDASSANNASDLSFNKFAKSVAKRQKKSRDQNLFLPNYLYDDRKVSEVKENDANYLNNQSKMVKNKKDSEKKKNILCKRNTVDVIRDFNKRHRYTEKKMNDIFDHISKYTNRISKNINLSNINRYDDYPFNFFSKEKYEDKNISISTPPIDEIKILNYVLSTPLPKINDEGKQCLWKFRLFLVNRKETLGKFIKSVNWKNKNEEKEAISLLRKWSKPSLENCLELFHLYMRYNVIKKYIIDIIKNAKKEQLKLYLFQIVQRLRTFNYQRIDDLFIDILIHKCVKSKKLSIYLYWFLLSETQDKHNGKLYLHVHRLFINKLVKSNSKKKKKILEILKNQNRFRNQLLYLTIIAKNKSDHIQNKTKKIRKNLFYYRQCFGYINVKNFIKNNIFITDQNVYNFSHTFEIQKNNDNFSSNPIDTTVLNKSTTEGGSLQNGSTSLLSTFTPSNASLVNQHEEYHSLKRNQNIKAMPDDLCNSIYYLSPELSIHFNADEDKYAFQYERKCNMSDEYINSNAISNVSHNRNHDNNFDNESSGYVINYIDDSKVVKIEKNRDSSFFSNFLQNNDSFGFFLNYSDDDKSFENLDDSINIVQEQKIKKVTTPLILPIDPNTELLTFLPEHSYVLRSSLYPIVIACLVRKKIKLFHSDYHNLIINKQKYLKKNIKKKKKNYSLYHFYDSKFIKALYNSFDKAKDFQYYYKNIKCENNVIFYKKQKIERISPSQNSELLKDGKKQNTKVRTDILKEMKIKISNGKGQYNNDDSLADINENYGEYDYTFNPDFSHFENKKIDTDSIVTPTSNSLMKKKSDINNLEKPDSKLCKKENDPSNDKVENGLTQKDKQNSINKKRVKKYNEIYELTIKKYIYKAGDDLRQDHLVIQVIYIIDNIWKKYGLNLKLTLYRVLALSTNDGFIEFVDYAESISSIKKNYNGEIRQYFIHHSKERNTPLGFDREILENFISSCAGYSVITYILGIGDRHLDNLMVSNDGRFFHIDFGYIFGEDPKPFSPPMKLCKEMIEAMGGAQSVGYEQFLKKCCLAYKYLRYHSTLIISLLDSMCESGLKDMKTAPELCVLKVQEKFRLDLNDEAAEIQFLEVINASVKTLFPIVVDKLHEWALNWK; encoded by the coding sequence atggacTATAAAGAAAACAGTGAGAAGGCAAATATAAAGGATGTAGATTTTTATGTTACTATAAAGCTACGCTTTTGTATTTGCCTtaaagataataatgatataattattgggaaaaaaatatatgatgagaaaaaaaaattaataaaaaaaataatatatttaaaaaagtttacattgaaaaaaaaaagaaatggaAACTTACGAGTGGAAAATACCCAACTAAAAAATACTGATAATAATActgtagaaaaaaaagaagaacaAATAGAAAACCAAAAactagaaaaaaaaattgattcAATCTCATCATGTACTatacaaacaaataaaaatcaaaatcttactgataaaaaagacgagaataaacataataattctATATCTAATtacacaaatataaattataaagaatggtggaaggaaaaaaaccaaaataatttttttataacttgttatttaattatagacaatgaatttttttctcacCCAGTTACTCTCGAATGTGATGagattaaaataaaaggtGAAGCTGATGAAAcccaaattaaaaaaaaaaaaaacacagaaattgatataaacgttgaaaaaaaaaaagaagaatatCGTGACCCAATTGATATGTTTatagaaagaaaaaaaaataaaatcataaataaaatatttatattaaataaaagaatatcTTTTCCAGTGAAATATCGGCAATTAAACACAAAtagttatttattatttatttttcaaaataaaaataatacggATGTAagttattattcattttgtaGATTGTTTACTCAAAATGGTGTTTTAAAGCAGGGCCTTCAAATAAGGCATATGTATTACACAGGAAGTAATGACAAAAACAATCATAATATAACAGCTAGTAAAACTGCTCATCGTGTTACTAGACATGTTGCTGAAGCATTGAGGaggaatattatttatatcaaaaatggctcgaaaaataaatcaaagcAAAGcctttttcgttttttaaaaaacaattatgcatataatgatttattaaatgtttgtaatttaaaaaaaaaaaatataaaaaaggaaaaatgCATATCTAGTAAGAGCGacacaaaaaatagaataatAGCGCACACCAAATTTTCTATTgacaaatttataataaaaaaaaaaaaatataaagttaGTCTTATAAagtcaaataataaactcAGACcatatacaaaaaaggTGTTACATATTCATAATACGATTCATCAGGTTAGCCAAAAAGGAAAGGACGAAGAAATAAACTCGTTAGGAGGTAATATACATGATAACTGCCAAGAAACCCCAAATGGTGAAAACTCTATGAGCAGCTTGAACAGCTTTAACGTGGGCTTGCTTAGAGAGGGAAAGTATTGTAATTATACTCCTTCacataaacaaaaaaacttttacttaaatttattaaaatataaacatatggatcattttataaattccctaaaaaggaatatcataaaaaattataaaacctttgagaaaaaaaaattaatatataagaaagaggtagaaaatggaaaaatagaCAAAAGCAATCATcgaataaaagaaataggatatataaaatatgaagtTAATCAGAATAAAAAGTGTAAAGTTTTCACAAGTTTAAATGAgatcaataaaaaaaaggatgaacaattttcaaataatatgacAGATATATATtggataaaaaataaaaatttattaaaatggaaaaatggatatagttatataaaaaaatatagctaCTTATACGATTTACATAATGGTAGATCACCAAATGTTGAAAGTAGAAATACATTTAAATTACTtaaagatataataaatatatataaaaagtttaaaatttttaaagaaaaaaaaataaaaggctacttaatatttaattgtgTAAGTTTTAATAAAGCTAAAATATGCtataatgaaaagaaaaaaaagttaattGGATTtcatgaaaatatttttaatgatataggaaataaagaaattgaatattcaaattattatcataacACTGGTTCAAATTATGATTggttttttaattcttttgaTTATGTTGGAGATGCTAGTAGTGCTAATAATGCTAGTGATTTaagttttaataaatttgccAAATCAGTTGCAAAAaggcaaaaaaaaagtagagatcaaaatttatttcttcccaattatttatatgatgatAGAAAAGTAAGTGAAGTAAAGGAAAACGATGCAAACTATTTAAATAACCAGTCTAAGatggtaaaaaataaaaaggattctgaaaaaaaaaaaaatattttatgtaagAGAAATACAGTGGATGTAATTCGAGACTTTAATAAACGTCATAGATatacagaaaaaaaaatgaatgatatatttgatcatattagtaaatatacaaatagaattagtaaaaatataaacctaagtaatataaatagaTATGATGATTAtccatttaattttttttcaaaagagaaatatgaagataaaaatatatctattaGTACACCACCTATAGATGAgatcaaaatattaaattatgttttaaGTACCCCTTTAcctaaaataaatgatgaaGGAAAACAATGTTTATGGAAATTTcgtttatttttagtaaACCGTAAAGAAACATTgggaaaatttattaaatctgtaaattggaaaaataaaaatgaagaaaaagaagCAATAAGTTTGTTAAGAAAATGGTCAAAACCATCTCTAGAAAATTGCTTagaattatttcatttatatatgcgttataatgttataaaaaaatatattatagatataattaaaaatgcaaaaaaagaacaattaaaattatatttatttcaaattGTACAACGATTAAGAACATTTAATTATCAACGTATCGATGATTTATTCattgatatattaatacataAATGCGTGAAATCTAAAAAGTTGTCTATCTATTTATATTGGTTTCTTCTTAGTGAAACACAAGATAAACATaatggaaaattatatttacatgttcatagattatttataaataagcTAGTTAAATccaattcaaaaaaaaaaaaaaaaattttagaaattctaaaaaatcaaaatagaTTTCGTAATCAGTTACTTTACCTAACAATAATagctaaaaataaaagtgatcatattcaaaataaaacaaaaaaaattagaaaaaatctattttattatagaCAATGTTTTGGCTATATAAATgtcaaaaattttataaaaaataatatatttattactgATCAAAATGTTTACAATTTTTCTCATACTTTcgaaattcaaaaaaacaatGACAATTTTTCTTCTAACCCTATAGATACTACcgttttaaataaatccaCAACTGAAGGAGGGTCACTTCAAAATGGCTCTACAAGTTTGCTATCAACTTTTACGCCGTCTAATGCATCTCTTGTCAATCAACATGAAGAATATCACTCTTTAAAAAGGAATCAGAATATTAAAGCGATGCCAGACGACCTTTGCAACTCTATATATTACCTAAGCCCAGAACTCAGTATCCATTTTAATGCGGATGaagataaatatgcatttcAATATGAAAGAAAGTGTAATATGTCtgatgaatatattaatagtaATGCTATAAGTAATGTTAGTCATAATCGAAATCATGACAACAATTTTGATAATGAAAGTAGTGgatatgtaataaattatattgatGATTCTAAAGTAGtgaaaattgaaaaaaatagggatagttcttttttttccaattttttacaaaataatgacaGTTTTGGATTTTTCCTTAATTATAGTGATGATGATAAaagttttgaaaatttagatgattcaataaatatagttCAAGAACAAAAGATTAAAAAAGTAACTACTCCTTTAATTTTGCCAATAGATCCAAATACTGAATTATTAACTTTTTTACCTGAACATTCATATGTTTTACGATCATCATTATATCCTATTGTTATAGCTTGTTTggttagaaaaaaaataaaattatttcattcagattatcataatttaattattaataaacaaaaatatttaaaaaaaaatataaaaaaaaaaaaaaaaaattattccttatatcatttttatgattcaaaatttattaaagcattatataattcatttgATAAAGCAAAAgattttcaatattattataaaaacataaaatgtgaaaataatgttattttttataaaaaacaaaaaattgaaCGAATAAGTCCTTCACAAAATAGTGAGCTTCTTAAAGATGGAAAGAAACAAAATACAAAAGTAAGAACCGATATTTTAAaggaaatgaaaataaaaatatcaaatgGTAAGGgacaatataataatgatgattCATTAGCagatattaatgaaaactATGGAGAATATGATTATACCTTCAATCCTGACTTTTCccattttgaaaataaaaaaatagacacTGATTCGATAGTTACACCTACTTCAAACTCAttgatgaaaaagaaaagtgacataaataatttggAAAAACCAGACTCgaaattatgtaaaaaagaaaatgatccCTCAAATGATAAAGTAGAAAATGGACTAACACAAAAAGACAAACAAAAtagtattaataaaaaacgtgtaaaaaaatataatgaaatatatgaactaactattaaaaaatatatatataaagcaGGAGATGATTTAAGACAAGATCATTTAGTAATAcaagttatatatataattgataatatttgGAAAAAGTATggattaaatttaaaattaacatTATATAGAGTTTTAGCTTTATCGACTAATGATGGATTTATTGAATTTGTAGATTATGCTGAATCAATTTcttctataaaaaaaaattataatggtGAGATTAgacaatattttattcatcATAGTAAAGAAAGAAATACACCCTTAGGATTTGATAGAGAAATCTTAGagaattttatttcaagtTGTGCTGGTTATAGTGTTATTACTTACATATTAGGAATAGGAGACCGACATTTAGATAATCTAATGGTATCTAATGATGGCcgtttttttcatattgattttggatatatatttggtGAAGATCCTAAACCATTTTCACCTCCTATGAAATTATGTAAAGAAATGATTGAAGCAATGGGTGGGGCTCAAAGTGTAGGATAtgaacaatttttaaaaaaatgttgtttagcatataaatatttaagatACCATTCAACATTAATTATAAGCTTATTAGATTCTATGTGTGAATCGGGTTTAAAGGATATGAAAACGGCACCAGAATTATGTGTTTTAAAAGTTCAAGAAAAATTTAGATTAGATTTAAATGATGAAGCTGCAGAAATTCAATTTTTGGAAGTTATTAATGCATCTGTTAAGACACTTTTCCCAATAGTTGTAGATAAGCTTCATGAATGGGCCCTAAACTGGAagtga
- a CDS encoding amino acid transporter, putative produces the protein METLYKEIPFSKLKDNKITNNKKRDLHKIGQYHNNYSKIFRNKHTLGFRSIGRTKSSIIKKNKSKRLGIITKENIINLIRHNKSDVRKIRSILFLKAYEHSELFHKKKQDRLETLKLNKYNKCIEVKDAKEKERLKLLKLLKSYNIKYEGYTNLYDLCDYSIYFSEQNHKNVEEIKDIQMYKINERKKKKKYDNDNFLYYLVSIGISYNDIIEMASVFENMKYLKYCNLYMLPWIYKKVNEFHNYDVNTFVLYCVVYSITTLSSSLYLFIKYKTIAIIFPLFITYMFFSAPFLLQEINGGRFVLDGCISFFNSINTCHLPIAISLIISYILSIIKCIDSICLHLHYFSYYFIDKNPWVYKNLNNKICSKFNGNQNICNIGRNICSYNIADGKCEINTMKLSMKMYDTLLRKYTEPKTTNFGGNVVLYSFLFLFLYNSFSKYKSSNKLIKLFTFLIIFIFTIDIISLRDFSLLELLSVDLNISKIFNILSNHDVWISCMIHCIVSMSFHSGIYFYTSKGLSNNWEELKKY, from the exons atggaaaccctatataaagaaataccattttcaaaattaaaagataataaaattacaaacaataaaaaaagggaCTTACATAAAATTGGTCAGTATCATAATAACTATTCGAAAATATTTCGAAACAAACATACATTAGGATTTCGAAGTATAGGAAGAACAAAAAGttcaataataaaaaaaaataaaagtaaaagaTTGGGAATAATTAcaaaggaaaatataataaatttaattaggCATAATAAAAGTGATGTACGAAAAATTCGAtctatactatttttaaaagctTATGAACATTCAGAATTAtttcacaaaaaaaaacaagatAGATTGGAAACATTAAAactaaacaaatataataaatgtattgAAGTAAAAGAcgcaaaagaaaaagagaGATTAAAGTTGTTAAAgttattaaaaagttataatataaaatatgagggttatacaaatttatatgatttatGTGATTattcaatttatttttctgaacaaaatcataaaaatgtagaagaaataaaagatatcCAAAtgtacaaaataaatgaaagaaaaaaaaaaaagaaatatgataatgataattttttgtattatctTGTATCTATTGGTATAtcatataatgatataattgAAATGGCAAGTGTCtttgaaaatatgaaatatttaaaatattgtaatttatatatgctaccatggatatataaaaaagtaaatgaATTCCATAACTATGATGTAAAtacatttgttttatattgtgTAGTATATTCTATAACAACATTAAGTTcatctttatatttatttataaaatataaaacaatagctattatatttccattatttattacttatatgtttttttctgctccatttttattacaagAAATAAATGGAGGTAGATTTGTTTTAGATGGttgtatttctttttttaattctataAATACTTGTCATTTGCCAATAGCTAtttctttaattatatcatatatattgtctataataaaatgcatAGATTCTATATGTTTACATttgcattatttttcttactattttattgataaaaatccatgggtatataaaaatcttaataataaaatatgttccAAATTTAATGGAAATCAAAACATTTGCAACATCGGTAGAAATATTTGTTCTTATAATATCGCTGATGGAAAATGTGAAATAAACACAATGAAGTTG AGTATGAAAATGTATGATACCTtattaagaaaatataCAGAACCAAAGACAACAAATTTTGGAGGGAATGttgtattatattcattcctttttttatttttatataacagtttttcaaaatataaatcgtctaataaattaataaaattatttacatttttaataatttttatttttacaatcgatattatttctttacgTGATTTTTCCCTTCTTGAGTTATTGTCAGTagatttaaatatttcaaaaatattcaacATTTTGTCAAATCATGATGTATGGATTTCATGTATGATCCATTGTATTGTTAGCATGTCTTTTCATTCCGGGATTTACTTTTACACATCCAAGGGACTTAG TAATAATTGGGAAgaacttaaaaaatattga